The Vibrio gazogenes DNA segment CTGACGAACCCATTCAAGCTCTTTCTCGATGGTTTTCTGGCGAGCTTTTTCCTGAGATGCTTCTTGCTTCAGACGCGCATCTTTCTGTTCCAGCCAAGAGGTATAATTCCCTTGCCATGGAATCCCTTCACCACGGTCAAGCTCCAGAATCCAGCCCGCAGCATTATCCAAGAAGTAACGGTCGTGGGTAATGGCGACCACGGTACCGCTGTAATCGACCAGAAAATGTTCCAGCCAAGCAACGGATTCTGCATCCAAGTGGTTGGTTGGTTCGTCTAATAGCAGCATGTCTGGTTTTTCCAGTAGCAGACGGCAAATTGCCACTCGGCGTCGCTCACCACCAGAAAGGTTACTGATTTTTGCATCCCATTCAGGCAGACGCAGTGCATCTGCGGCACGTTCCAGTATATTATCCAGATTATGGCCGTCTTTTGCCTGAATTAAGGCTTCCAGATCCCCTTGCTCTTTGGCTAGCGCATCAAAATCTGCATCTGGTTCTGCATAAGCTGCGTAAACCGCATCGAGGCGCTCAAGAGCATTTTTGACATCAGAAACGGCTTCTTCAACAATTTCACGGACCGTTTTACTTTCGTCCAGTACGGGTTCTTGTGGCAGATAGCCGACATTCAATCCGGGTTGTGGACGTGCTTCGCCATCAATGTCTGTATCAATGCCAGCCATGATGCGCAGTAGCGTTGATTTCCCTGCACCATTGAGGCCCAGAACACCAATCTTGGCACCAGGGAAAAAGCTTAGAGAGATATCTTTCAGGATTTGTCTTTTCGGCGGCACGATTTTGCTCACCCGAGACATTGTATACACGTATTCAGCCATTACTGATCGTTCCTAACTGTTACTCGTAGACCAAAACGGCCATTTTATACTAATCAGATGACATTTGTTACTGACAGACATTTTTTTCATACAGACTTTGGGCGGATCAGATGATTTGTGAAAAAATATGCAAATTAATGTTGTTTGAGATTTTTTGTTAATTTAGCCTCTCTCATGTAATAAATGAGGAAATTATGGCTAAAATGTTAAAAAGTCGTTTTAG contains these protein-coding regions:
- the ettA gene encoding energy-dependent translational throttle protein EttA; translated protein: MAEYVYTMSRVSKIVPPKRQILKDISLSFFPGAKIGVLGLNGAGKSTLLRIMAGIDTDIDGEARPQPGLNVGYLPQEPVLDESKTVREIVEEAVSDVKNALERLDAVYAAYAEPDADFDALAKEQGDLEALIQAKDGHNLDNILERAADALRLPEWDAKISNLSGGERRRVAICRLLLEKPDMLLLDEPTNHLDAESVAWLEHFLVDYSGTVVAITHDRYFLDNAAGWILELDRGEGIPWQGNYTSWLEQKDARLKQEASQEKARQKTIEKELEWVRQNPKGRQAKSKARMARFEELQSGDHQKRNETNELFIPPGERLGEKVIEVANLTKSFDGRVLIDDLSFSMPKGAIVGIIGPNGAGKSTLFKMLSGTEQPDSGTIDIGDTVKLASVDQFRDSMNDKNTVFQEISEGADIIRINNFEVPARAYCSRFNFKGVDQQKVIGELSGGERNRVHLAKLLKAGGNVLLLDEPTNDLDVETLRALEEALLEFPGCAMVISHDRWFLDRIATHILDYRDEGQVNFYEGNYTEYSEWLKQTLGAQAAEPHRIKYKRIAK